A stretch of the Ammoniphilus sp. CFH 90114 genome encodes the following:
- a CDS encoding DNA ligase, with protein MVSEVKAMLFTPIKPMLVSIGGQAFDHDNFIFEPKMDGWRILLHKQGDRIEAYTRNGKCVTGKFPELKEITSAIKPKTAILDSEGVVIREGRTIFDDFSFRGRLTDARKIAAAQVSHPASFVVFDVLATTQEHMSEPLTVRKQRLQEILDPHPSLMSTMFVEGEGKALSALSIKHNLEGIVAKRKDSTYKLGIRSEDWVKIKNYKEIDTVILGYRTIPEFSLVVGLNFPTVKNKPVATVHIGMSPEEKTAFLQIAQQILGKKDRNTQWIEPRICCRIEYLERTDLHYLRHVSFKEFLFDKRPEDCIWVS; from the coding sequence ATGGTCAGTGAGGTGAAAGCCATGCTGTTTACACCAATTAAACCGATGCTTGTATCGATTGGCGGTCAAGCCTTTGATCACGATAACTTCATATTTGAACCCAAAATGGATGGATGGAGGATTCTCCTTCATAAGCAAGGAGATAGAATTGAAGCTTATACACGCAATGGTAAATGTGTTACGGGTAAATTTCCGGAACTAAAGGAGATCACTTCAGCTATCAAACCGAAAACAGCCATTCTCGATAGTGAGGGAGTAGTAATTCGAGAAGGACGAACGATTTTTGATGATTTTAGTTTTCGCGGTCGATTGACCGACGCCCGCAAGATAGCCGCAGCACAGGTTTCACACCCAGCTAGCTTTGTAGTATTTGATGTCCTGGCCACCACTCAAGAACATATGAGTGAACCATTAACTGTTCGAAAACAAAGACTTCAAGAGATCTTAGATCCTCATCCATCTCTGATGTCGACGATGTTTGTTGAAGGAGAAGGAAAAGCTTTGAGCGCTTTATCTATAAAGCATAACTTAGAAGGGATCGTGGCCAAACGGAAGGATTCTACATATAAACTGGGGATCCGTTCTGAAGATTGGGTGAAAATTAAGAACTACAAGGAGATTGATACGGTTATTCTTGGTTATCGAACGATTCCCGAATTTTCTCTTGTTGTAGGTTTGAACTTTCCTACGGTGAAGAATAAGCCAGTGGCAACGGTTCATATCGGGATGAGCCCTGAAGAGAAAACAGCCTTTCTACAAATTGCCCAACAAATACTAGGTAAAAAGGATCGAAATACACAATGGATAGAACCACGGATTTGTTGTCGAATAGAATATCTGGAACGAACGGATTTGCATTATTTGCGACACGTTTCGTTTAAGGAATTCTTGTTTGATAAACGTCCTGAAGATTGTATATGGGTTAGCTAA
- a CDS encoding HAMP domain-containing sensor histidine kinase produces the protein MKDLIVQLFSILFPILLYQMFWEKEIHTLQESRKKLVIGVTCAISIILCMTFPVTLLDGHRYDLRDVPLLIGILYGGIEVGLLLTGLMIFYRYVLGGDGLYLTILTHAIVLPFVFYGIHRFEQYSRNKRMRIAAILCFLLSITIMIASLVYFHLKTGLEITKDQVFFFLGFILFNTLGISIVVFLIEKSRENASITFELQESEKMRVVSHLAAAIAHEVRNPLTVIRGFIQLLAKDEIDADKKQTYAEMMLNELDRAQTIITDYLTFARPESEIGELELVDVKSHILKAVNVLFPYALAQGVAIETTVQEALYVKAEKTKITQIMVNLLKNAIESMPKGGIMQVRADVLDNHVIIDVIDQGIGMTQEQVDRLGSPFFTTKEKGTGLGIMVCYRIVEALEGTIQVKSEIGKGTHFQVAIPRDSNKEKENARDVMGMI, from the coding sequence ATGAAAGACCTAATCGTGCAATTATTTAGCATCTTGTTTCCCATACTTCTTTACCAAATGTTCTGGGAGAAAGAAATCCATACCCTTCAAGAGAGTAGGAAAAAACTGGTAATTGGTGTCACGTGTGCTATATCCATTATTCTTTGTATGACATTTCCTGTAACCCTTTTAGATGGGCACAGGTACGATCTACGTGATGTTCCATTGCTCATAGGCATACTGTATGGAGGCATTGAGGTGGGCCTATTACTCACAGGATTAATGATCTTTTACCGATATGTCCTTGGTGGTGATGGGTTATACTTAACGATACTCACTCATGCGATAGTACTCCCGTTCGTCTTTTACGGGATCCATCGGTTTGAGCAATATTCTAGGAATAAAAGGATGAGGATTGCTGCGATACTCTGTTTTCTTCTATCCATTACGATCATGATAGCCTCTCTAGTATATTTCCACCTTAAAACAGGCTTAGAGATAACAAAGGATCAAGTGTTTTTCTTTCTTGGCTTCATCCTTTTTAATACCCTAGGTATTAGTATTGTCGTCTTTCTTATAGAGAAAAGTCGAGAGAATGCTTCTATTACTTTTGAATTACAGGAATCTGAAAAAATGCGTGTGGTGAGTCATCTGGCTGCGGCCATAGCGCATGAAGTGCGAAACCCACTTACCGTTATTCGAGGCTTTATACAACTTTTGGCAAAAGATGAGATTGATGCTGATAAGAAACAAACCTATGCCGAGATGATGCTAAATGAGCTAGACCGAGCCCAGACGATTATTACGGATTATCTAACTTTTGCTCGCCCTGAATCTGAAATAGGTGAACTGGAATTAGTCGATGTTAAGAGCCATATCTTAAAAGCGGTTAATGTCCTGTTTCCTTACGCACTTGCCCAAGGCGTAGCTATTGAGACTACGGTTCAAGAGGCTTTATATGTCAAAGCAGAGAAAACTAAAATAACGCAAATAATGGTAAATTTACTTAAAAACGCCATTGAATCCATGCCAAAAGGGGGGATCATGCAAGTACGTGCTGACGTACTGGATAACCATGTTATAATTGATGTGATTGATCAAGGTATAGGCATGACACAGGAACAAGTAGATAGATTGGGAAGTCCCTTTTTTACAACGAAGGAAAAAGGTACAGGTCTTGGCATTATGGTTTGTTACCGAATTGTGGAAGCTTTAGAGGGAACGATACAAGTGAAGAGTGAGATCGGGAAAGGAACTCATTTTCAAGTCGCAATCCCAAGAGATTCAAATAAGGAGAAAGAAAACGCTAGGGATGTAATGGGGATGATCTAA
- a CDS encoding Na-translocating system protein MpsC family protein: MSPEIQQKLLEISSLTSRMLRKSFGRGPESCQAYLKYRYLVITIRGFLSPMESILLEHGNVDDIDISRGIVMNNVLAQLRGVLELEFQQDVQDFYHDWNYTRNTGVIMIVFEQDILPGDNFEPFLEQTPLLDEVNRISEMVQKVPDRTEAYQITPSIYLVLRVGILITLEKALIAKGFQQTLLVTKDDLEKGFFHRSGPFQEIFNQRLSDIFIDWNLNDDNSLMCIVLK; encoded by the coding sequence ATGTCGCCAGAGATCCAACAAAAGCTACTAGAGATCAGTAGCTTAACTAGCAGAATGTTACGAAAAAGCTTTGGGCGAGGACCGGAATCGTGCCAAGCCTATCTTAAATATCGATATCTTGTTATTACCATTCGTGGCTTTCTCTCGCCTATGGAATCCATTTTACTTGAACATGGAAATGTAGATGACATTGATATTTCGCGTGGTATTGTTATGAATAATGTACTTGCTCAGTTAAGAGGAGTCCTTGAACTTGAGTTTCAACAGGATGTACAGGACTTTTACCATGATTGGAATTATACAAGAAATACAGGTGTAATTATGATCGTGTTTGAACAAGATATTCTTCCTGGTGATAACTTTGAACCCTTTCTAGAACAGACTCCCCTACTTGATGAGGTTAATCGAATTAGCGAGATGGTTCAGAAAGTTCCAGATCGGACAGAAGCCTATCAAATCACTCCTTCGATTTATTTAGTTCTACGCGTGGGAATTTTAATTACTTTAGAGAAAGCCTTAATCGCTAAAGGGTTTCAACAAACTCTTCTCGTTACAAAAGATGACTTGGAAAAAGGTTTTTTTCATAGGAGTGGCCCTTTTCAAGAAATTTTCAATCAAAGATTATCTGATATCTTTATCGACTGGAATCTAAACGATGATAACAGCCTTATGTGTATCGTACTCAAATAA
- a CDS encoding sporulation protein YjcZ: MSVPFAGGAGLGGGLAFILVLYILLVIIARPGFVV, from the coding sequence ATGAGTGTACCTTTCGCTGGTGGGGCTGGATTAGGTGGCGGCTTAGCGTTCATTCTAGTTCTCTATATCCTGCTTGTCATTATTGCTCGTCCAGGATTCGTGGTTTAA
- a CDS encoding Dabb family protein has protein sequence MIHRIVLVKFAEETTKEQLQEVIDRFKALKNHLTGIVEIQAGFNIAEKSKEYQVVLSVRFEDQAALDAYVTNPEHQAVAAYIREVGRVDSIGVDFQL, from the coding sequence ATGATTCATCGTATCGTATTAGTTAAATTTGCAGAAGAGACAACAAAAGAGCAGTTACAGGAAGTTATCGACCGTTTTAAAGCATTGAAAAATCACTTAACTGGTATTGTAGAGATTCAGGCGGGGTTTAATATCGCAGAGAAGAGTAAAGAATACCAGGTGGTTTTGAGTGTCCGATTTGAAGATCAAGCTGCTCTGGATGCTTATGTCACAAATCCGGAACATCAAGCAGTTGCTGCATATATAAGAGAAGTTGGCAGAGTCGATAGCATTGGTGTAGACTTTCAGTTGTAA
- a CDS encoding type 1 glutamine amidotransferase, translated as MNIHYIQNDPLATPGFIKDWVKERGYTLTGTQFYNRDPLPILEHVDLLIILGGRMGAYEEEKYPWLREEKEFIRQAVQQKKGVLGICLGAQMIADALGGRAYPHVHSEIGWWPLEFTEEVRNNPFPQEFCSSLNMFQFHSDTFDLPDGAVQLATSTACKNQAFVYGERVVGLQFHPEFTLEMIRSLAQLFRDALPNGPFIQSPEQWEERGSELEQARSFLFGLLDRMVKKQER; from the coding sequence ATGAATATTCATTACATCCAAAACGACCCACTAGCTACGCCTGGCTTTATCAAGGATTGGGTTAAAGAGAGAGGGTATACATTAACAGGTACTCAATTCTATAATAGGGATCCTTTACCTATACTTGAGCATGTAGATTTACTCATCATACTCGGGGGAAGAATGGGGGCTTATGAGGAGGAGAAGTATCCTTGGCTGAGGGAGGAAAAAGAATTCATCCGCCAGGCGGTCCAACAGAAAAAAGGGGTCCTTGGCATCTGTTTAGGTGCACAAATGATAGCTGATGCCTTGGGAGGTCGAGCCTATCCCCATGTCCATAGCGAAATTGGCTGGTGGCCGCTTGAATTTACGGAGGAGGTTAGAAATAATCCTTTTCCTCAGGAATTCTGTTCCTCTTTGAACATGTTTCAATTTCATAGCGATACGTTTGACTTGCCAGACGGGGCTGTCCAATTGGCAACGAGTACCGCATGTAAGAATCAGGCTTTCGTCTATGGTGAGCGGGTCGTAGGATTACAGTTTCATCCCGAATTTACATTGGAGATGATTCGTTCCCTTGCTCAACTATTCCGTGATGCACTGCCTAATGGTCCATTCATTCAAAGTCCTGAACAATGGGAGGAGAGAGGGAGTGAACTCGAACAGGCACGATCGTTCTTATTTGGTTTGTTGGATCGAATGGTAAAAAAACAGGAGCGATGA
- a CDS encoding glutamine synthetase family protein: MMTVDKVLEIVEKEQVEFIRVEFLDYAGVTRGRTLRPKQLRDAMEKGVNFSTAIMCFDVFDEYIPNPTYGPNDGDFFAVPDPTTFAILPYRKNTARMLCDLVDVNGDPWPGCPRNALKRLLNEVETLLGGKMFMAFEQEAYLLKEVNGVLEPADQSHCFSSEGTDIQEDFIQEFVYSLEAMGVETEQISSEFGPGQLEINLKYAPALKAADDQVTFSHLYKQIARDKGMVGTLMPKPFPHLAGSGLHVHISLYDQAGENLFEDLTDQRGLDMSDKAYHFIGGLLKHGPSLIAIGAPSINSYKRMQPGSWAPAHVCYGAGNRSVLVRIPEKRRARRFEYRGADGTCNPYLLAACLVAAGLHGVQNQMNPGEPADLDVSKLSEGQLKERGITWVPRSLSQAVDYLSHDTILAETIGRSIWEEYIKIKRTEWDKYSRYVSDWERKVFTSRF; the protein is encoded by the coding sequence ATGATGACTGTAGATAAAGTGCTTGAAATCGTAGAGAAAGAACAGGTTGAATTTATTCGGGTAGAGTTCTTAGATTATGCAGGGGTTACACGCGGTCGGACCTTACGCCCGAAGCAATTAAGGGATGCTATGGAAAAAGGGGTTAACTTTAGTACAGCCATTATGTGTTTTGACGTATTTGATGAATATATTCCAAACCCAACTTATGGTCCGAACGATGGTGATTTCTTTGCGGTACCGGATCCGACTACCTTTGCCATCCTACCTTATCGTAAAAATACAGCACGCATGCTCTGTGATCTTGTGGATGTTAATGGTGATCCTTGGCCGGGTTGTCCAAGGAACGCACTAAAGAGGTTGTTGAATGAAGTGGAAACCTTATTGGGCGGCAAGATGTTCATGGCATTTGAACAGGAAGCGTATTTATTAAAGGAAGTGAACGGTGTACTTGAGCCTGCTGATCAAAGTCATTGTTTCTCGTCTGAAGGAACCGATATTCAAGAAGATTTCATCCAAGAATTTGTTTATTCACTAGAGGCGATGGGAGTGGAAACCGAACAGATCTCAAGTGAATTTGGGCCTGGTCAATTAGAGATCAATTTAAAATATGCTCCTGCCCTTAAAGCTGCTGATGATCAAGTGACCTTCTCTCATTTATATAAACAAATAGCACGTGATAAAGGAATGGTTGGTACACTTATGCCGAAGCCTTTTCCGCATCTTGCAGGAAGTGGGTTGCATGTGCATATTAGCCTATATGATCAAGCAGGTGAAAATCTGTTTGAGGATTTAACCGATCAACGCGGATTAGACATGTCGGATAAAGCTTACCATTTCATCGGCGGATTATTAAAGCATGGTCCTTCTCTTATCGCGATTGGTGCCCCAAGTATCAACTCCTATAAAAGAATGCAACCAGGTTCGTGGGCCCCTGCACATGTATGCTATGGAGCTGGGAATCGTTCCGTTCTCGTAAGAATACCAGAGAAGAGAAGAGCACGTCGTTTTGAATATCGTGGAGCCGATGGTACCTGCAACCCTTATCTGTTGGCTGCTTGCCTTGTTGCCGCTGGACTACATGGTGTGCAAAATCAGATGAATCCAGGTGAGCCTGCAGATCTTGATGTAAGTAAGTTAAGTGAAGGACAATTGAAGGAAAGAGGAATTACTTGGGTTCCCCGCAGTCTAAGCCAAGCCGTAGACTATCTTTCTCATGATACGATACTAGCAGAAACCATTGGACGTTCAATCTGGGAGGAATATATTAAAATCAAGAGAACGGAATGGGACAAATACTCTCGGTACGTAAGTGACTGGGAACGAAAGGTCTTTACGTCCAGGTTCTAA
- a CDS encoding M20 family metallopeptidase, translating to MLRKEVEVAPELERKLKEIRHYLHQYPELSFQEFQTSEFIASCLDDWGIAYRRVGETGIVVDIIGGKGEGPHIAIRADIDALPIEEKTGLSFASCHPGVMHACGHDGHTTILLGVIYQLHQHRGQWNGRVRGIFQPGEEADGAALRMIEQGVLEQPRVDQMLALHLWPHLPHGTIGVRYGAVTASCDDFEFEIQGKGGHSARPHQSIDAIMISAQILQALSFYVTKANNPVDPVVVHVGVIEGGSASNVVADRVVLKGTVRSVSQATRTKIKKELTQLVENVAKTHGGNACVTFTDGHPPVINDEEITKTLEKSAREWLGESVHILKEPSMGADDFGAFAERVPSTYFRLGVGKAGSPVVDLHHPGFQFDDTIIPIGVTLVTRTVLKLINNEERA from the coding sequence ATGCTTAGAAAAGAAGTAGAGGTAGCCCCTGAACTAGAGAGGAAGCTCAAGGAGATACGGCACTATCTTCATCAATACCCAGAGCTTTCATTTCAAGAATTTCAAACCTCCGAATTTATTGCATCTTGTCTGGATGATTGGGGCATTGCCTATCGCAGGGTAGGAGAAACGGGAATTGTAGTAGATATAATCGGTGGAAAGGGAGAAGGGCCACATATTGCCATTCGTGCAGATATAGACGCCCTACCCATTGAAGAGAAAACCGGTCTTTCCTTTGCGTCATGTCATCCTGGTGTCATGCATGCGTGTGGTCATGATGGACACACGACGATCTTACTAGGTGTGATTTATCAACTACATCAACATAGAGGACAATGGAATGGTCGTGTAAGAGGGATCTTTCAACCGGGAGAGGAAGCCGATGGCGCAGCACTTCGGATGATTGAGCAAGGTGTGTTGGAACAACCTCGAGTGGATCAGATGTTGGCCCTTCATCTGTGGCCCCATTTGCCTCATGGAACAATTGGTGTTAGGTATGGTGCTGTAACAGCTTCCTGTGACGATTTTGAATTTGAAATCCAAGGGAAGGGAGGGCATAGTGCACGACCTCATCAAAGTATAGACGCCATCATGATCTCGGCTCAGATCCTTCAAGCTCTTTCCTTTTATGTTACAAAAGCTAATAATCCAGTTGACCCGGTAGTGGTTCATGTAGGTGTCATTGAGGGAGGTTCAGCTAGCAATGTGGTGGCAGACCGGGTGGTATTAAAGGGGACCGTTCGTTCGGTATCACAGGCAACTCGCACAAAGATAAAGAAAGAGCTTACCCAATTGGTAGAAAATGTAGCAAAAACGCATGGTGGGAATGCTTGTGTGACTTTTACTGATGGGCACCCACCTGTAATTAATGACGAAGAAATCACAAAAACCCTCGAGAAAAGCGCAAGAGAATGGCTAGGCGAGTCCGTCCATATTCTCAAAGAGCCATCCATGGGGGCAGATGACTTTGGCGCTTTTGCTGAGCGCGTTCCTAGTACTTATTTTCGCTTAGGCGTGGGAAAGGCGGGGTCTCCGGTGGTGGATTTACACCACCCTGGTTTTCAATTCGATGATACGATTATCCCAATTGGAGTCACCCTTGTCACCCGGACTGTTTTAAAACTAATAAATAATGAGGAGAGAGCTTAG
- a CDS encoding APC family permease: protein MSQSTTLELAPERKLGYWHIWALGVGAVIGDGIFLLMGQGIATAGPGAIMAYLVAGLSQLFLMVALSELAVGMPNSGAMSLWVERFMGKWWGFLAGFTFAVGWVIAGGSVGLALGQITMWFFPQLEGSYWSIIFAIFFISIFALLNILGTQIAAKTQLVLVLIMTGVMALFSLIGLKDINTEHFTPFLPNGIDGFWAAVPLGTYAYLGAVTLATAGGECRNPRDLPKALIWSSMTFIVLYSFAQVVLQGLIPWDQVSMDHSPFTAAAEQVFGFAGAFIMNIAAWIAAATCILMGTLYSASRIFYSQARRGYLPAFFGHLHPKTGTPVYGIIAVWAASVGLVLLGAVNPDFLYVELSTQLVLAWMVSWTLALIAGVLYRKNNMDEVSQLSWKQPLYPLFPILGFVGIGIVCYGTFVGSPMTLVRGAIWMGVLYVLFKMFHKSKDVGESQQQVM, encoded by the coding sequence ATGAGTCAATCGACGACATTAGAGCTAGCTCCGGAAAGAAAGCTAGGATATTGGCACATTTGGGCACTAGGAGTTGGGGCGGTTATAGGGGATGGAATATTCCTCTTGATGGGTCAAGGAATTGCAACAGCGGGTCCAGGGGCCATTATGGCCTATTTGGTTGCCGGTCTTTCACAGCTATTCCTGATGGTAGCCCTAAGCGAATTGGCTGTGGGGATGCCGAATTCGGGAGCGATGTCTCTGTGGGTTGAGAGATTTATGGGGAAATGGTGGGGCTTTCTAGCAGGATTTACGTTTGCTGTGGGGTGGGTGATTGCGGGTGGTAGTGTAGGGCTAGCACTCGGTCAGATTACCATGTGGTTTTTCCCGCAATTAGAAGGAAGTTACTGGTCTATTATATTTGCTATTTTCTTTATTTCTATCTTTGCACTCCTTAATATCCTAGGTACACAAATTGCAGCGAAGACACAGCTTGTTCTTGTTTTAATTATGACAGGAGTAATGGCCCTTTTCTCTCTTATCGGCTTAAAAGACATCAACACGGAGCATTTTACTCCTTTTCTTCCGAATGGTATTGATGGCTTTTGGGCGGCAGTTCCCCTTGGAACCTATGCTTATCTAGGTGCAGTTACTCTAGCTACGGCAGGTGGAGAATGTAGGAATCCAAGGGATTTACCTAAGGCTCTTATTTGGTCAAGTATGACATTTATCGTATTGTATTCCTTCGCACAAGTCGTTTTACAGGGGTTGATTCCTTGGGATCAGGTATCGATGGACCATTCCCCGTTTACCGCTGCTGCTGAGCAGGTATTTGGTTTTGCAGGTGCCTTCATCATGAATATTGCAGCTTGGATTGCTGCAGCGACATGTATTTTGATGGGGACTTTATACTCCGCCTCTCGAATCTTTTATTCTCAGGCTCGTCGGGGATATTTACCCGCTTTTTTTGGTCATCTTCATCCGAAAACTGGAACTCCTGTGTACGGTATTATTGCGGTTTGGGCTGCATCCGTCGGGTTAGTCTTACTGGGAGCAGTAAATCCAGATTTCTTATACGTTGAACTTTCTACTCAATTGGTTCTGGCCTGGATGGTTTCATGGACCCTAGCGTTAATCGCTGGTGTTTTATACCGGAAAAATAACATGGATGAGGTCAGTCAATTGTCATGGAAACAGCCGTTGTATCCCTTGTTCCCCATTCTTGGTTTTGTTGGGATCGGTATTGTTTGTTATGGAACTTTTGTAGGTTCGCCTATGACCCTTGTACGCGGTGCAATCTGGATGGGTGTTCTCTATGTACTCTTTAAGATGTTTCATAAATCTAAGGATGTAGGAGAATCTCAACAACAAGTGATGTAA
- a CDS encoding amidohydrolase family protein, producing MSKSRVSLAHCQAVDVHAHPYIANPEPFTPEEFVRKLSLAVIPNEIPKDYHRTPNQPFPGSNMWVQILIQRLAQYFSCKPLLEEVVEHRNNRAINFPSYTRELFQDAKLTGIVADFGYPQPMLNKKEYAELCGSRLWEVYRIEPVMVRLRQECASFGEFLEQYRADLNTTLQREGVIGLKSIIAYRSGLEISPMDEQAAAEQYTEFQVNERAKVKALRDYCLHIAMEECTKSDKVMHIHTGIGDGDVVLPKASPSFLLDFLREYQDTKVHLVHGGYPWVEEAAFIVSILPKVYMDISLQNPFSGHGVQRILSQVFEFAPFDKVMYGSDAFTVPEMNWLGVHLFKECFENVLTSWVESNYMDSATAQVIGEMVLYRNFENVYQKQLKEAFA from the coding sequence ATGTCAAAATCTAGAGTGTCTCTCGCTCATTGTCAGGCTGTAGATGTTCATGCACATCCTTACATTGCCAATCCAGAACCATTTACACCGGAGGAATTTGTTCGAAAGCTCTCACTAGCTGTCATACCAAATGAGATTCCAAAGGATTATCATCGTACTCCAAATCAGCCTTTTCCAGGGAGTAATATGTGGGTGCAAATTCTTATTCAACGGCTTGCCCAATATTTTTCATGCAAGCCATTGCTAGAAGAAGTGGTGGAGCATCGGAATAATAGAGCCATTAACTTTCCCTCGTATACTCGTGAGCTATTTCAAGATGCGAAACTGACTGGAATTGTTGCGGACTTTGGTTATCCACAGCCTATGTTAAACAAAAAAGAGTATGCTGAACTGTGTGGATCAAGACTCTGGGAGGTCTATCGGATTGAGCCTGTTATGGTACGTCTTCGTCAAGAATGTGCTAGTTTCGGTGAATTTCTAGAACAATATCGGGCAGATCTGAATACCACATTGCAAAGGGAAGGTGTGATAGGGCTAAAATCCATTATTGCTTACCGGAGTGGTCTCGAGATTAGTCCAATGGATGAGCAGGCTGCGGCTGAACAATATACGGAATTCCAAGTTAATGAACGAGCGAAGGTAAAGGCTTTACGAGATTACTGTCTACACATTGCTATGGAAGAGTGTACGAAATCTGATAAAGTGATGCACATTCATACGGGTATCGGGGATGGTGATGTTGTACTACCTAAAGCAAGTCCTAGTTTTCTCCTCGATTTCTTACGAGAATATCAGGATACGAAGGTTCATCTTGTGCATGGGGGTTATCCTTGGGTAGAAGAAGCTGCGTTTATTGTAAGTATTCTTCCCAAAGTATATATGGATATCTCACTGCAGAATCCATTCAGTGGGCATGGAGTTCAAAGAATTTTATCACAGGTGTTTGAATTTGCCCCATTTGATAAGGTTATGTATGGATCGGATGCCTTCACCGTTCCAGAAATGAACTGGTTAGGCGTGCATCTGTTTAAAGAGTGTTTTGAAAACGTTTTAACCTCATGGGTGGAATCGAATTATATGGACAGTGCAACGGCTCAGGTTATTGGCGAAATGGTTCTGTACAGAAACTTTGAAAATGTGTACCAAAAACAATTAAAGGAGGCCTTCGCATGA